A genomic segment from Dendropsophus ebraccatus isolate aDenEbr1 chromosome 7, aDenEbr1.pat, whole genome shotgun sequence encodes:
- the LOC138797717 gene encoding dentin matrix acidic phosphoprotein 1-like, with amino-acid sequence MKKILLFVCLINLTIGYPIPDSESNTSEHVEVNSKSSESSLQSSEQQYDSSEEVAHHHHEEVSGGQHEGNGDQDHIPAAIDSIDIEKQLIRVDDGDKHGEDVEGELKESAEHPNSSEEDDEHDNESGSHENKFATSPEVPESDDHSDHAPEKPKGAPWTQSSEAIKQSREDAESDQDEKTRMDLSPEYNNAGNNDVSDSNNSDHNDEDGDYEDNVTIQAGNSKEDNQDCANNSKENNFEIDSQRKKSQEYSFERESEEMQNDDSNILNHKSESKVNRDVIISMSSERNKKMKKKKEKQERNQMLSGYKSAETPDSDVLDTAENVLKSKQDESKILDSQSTEDINSNEKPDSKESKEDIHSAEDVQSPEDTHSPEESHSHEDSVEGSPSKDIHSKEDTHSHEETPLTSSKRDSTPNGDASESKESVEDVIQSQEDISQSEEDENKSRDHGSQSKEILQLKQIENVMEKSNSRSEEERDESKSTPDKSESIEDITSKENSKDDSGETDSAENERKLHGSAAKTDQERSSESTEVSNSFRLMSIVLGNSSMDDSKSSSKSAELNTVSKENTEEVHDSSDNEVKESISAEDDESRSRETVESIEVRPNSDSSESEDVSKESLSSEFDSRRLIFGVYQHKAIGDDNDCQDGY; translated from the exons TATGATTCAAGTGAAGAAGTTGCTCACCATCACCATGAGGAGGTTAGCGGGGGACAACATGAAGGCAATGGTGATCAAGATCACATCCCAGCTGCTATTGATAGCATAGATATCGAGAAGCAACTCATACGTGTGGATGATGGGGACAAGCATGGAGAAGATGTGGAAGGGGAATTGAAGGAAAGCGCTGAACATCCTAATAGTAGTGAGGAAGATGATGAACATGATAATGAATCGGGAAGCCATGAGAATAAGTTTGCCACGTCTCCT GAAGTACCAGAAAGTGACGATCACTCAGATCACGCTCCTGAGAAACCTAAAGGAGCGCCTTGGACACAATCAAGTGAGGCAATAAAGCAAAGCAGAGAAGATGCTGAAAGTGACCAAGATGAAAAGACTCGAATGGATTTATCTCCTGAATATAATAATGCAGGAAATAATGATGTCAGTGATTCCAATAACAGTGACcataatgatgaggatggtgactaTGAAGACAATGTAACTATCCAAGCTGGAAACAGTAAGGAGGATAATCAAGACTGTGCAAACAACAGTAAAGAAAACAATTTTGAAATCGACAGCCAACGTAAGAAAAGTCAGGAGTACAGCTTCGAAAGGGAAAGTGAAGAAATGCAAAATGACGATTCAAACATATTAAATCATAAGAGCGAGTCCAAGGTCAACAGGGATGTCATCATAAGTATGTCCTCCGAAAGAAACAAAAAgatgaagaaaaagaaagagaaacagGAGCGAAACCAAATGTTAAGTGGCTATAAAAGTGCAGAAACACCCGATTCTGATGTATTGGATACTGCTGAAAATGTACTGAAAAGCAAACAAGACGAATCAAAAATTTTGGACAGTCAATCGACTGAAGATATTAATTCTAATGAAAAACCTGACTCAAAAGAGTCAAAAGAGGATATTCACTCGGCAGAAGACGTCCAATCCCCAGAAGACACTCATTCACCAGAAGAGAGTCACTCACACGAGGACTCAGTAGAAGGCTCGCCTTCCAAAGACATCCATTCAAAGGAGGATACTCATTCCCATGAAGAGACACCCTTAACTAGCAGCAAACGTGACAGCACTCCCAATGGGGATGCCTCCGAGTCTAAGGAGTCGGTTGAAGATGTGATTCAATCACAAGAAGATATTAGTCAATCAGAAGAAGATGAAAACAAGTCAAGAGACCATGGTAGTCAGTCCAAGGAGATACTGCAATTAAAACAAATAGAAAATGTTATGGAAAAGAGTAACAGTAGATCTGAGGAAGAACGGGATGAGTCCAAGTCTACACCAGATAAAAGTGAATCCATAGAAGACATTACTAGTAAAGAAAACTCTAAAGACGATTCTGGAGAGACAGACTCAGCAGAAAACGAGAGGAAATTACATGGCTCCGCTGCTAAAACAGatcaggagaggagcagtgaaTCAACAGAAGTCAGTAATTCTTTCAGGCTCATGTCCATTGTGTTAGGAAATAGTTCTATGGATGACAGCAAATCTTCCAGTAAGTCAGCAGAGCTCAACACGGTTTCCAAAGAGAACACTGAAGAAGTTCATGATTCATCAGACAACGAAGTCAAAGAAAGCATATCGGCGGAAGACGATGAAAGCCGCTCTAGAGAGACTGTCGAATCCATTGAGGTGAGGCCGAACAGTGACTCCAGTGAGTCTgaagatgtcagcaaagagtcTTTAAGTTCTGAATTTGATAGCAGAAGGTTAATCTTTGGGGTTTACCAACATAAAGCTATCGGGGATGACAATGACTGCCAAGATGGATATTAG